The Oceanispirochaeta sp. genome contains a region encoding:
- a CDS encoding aminotransferase class V-fold PLP-dependent enzyme, whose protein sequence is MTLSEHFAPFRDKTIGVDRKMTLATDETGPVVYADWVASGRLYEPIEEFMTVNIGPLIGNTHTETTLTGTTMTRAYKDARQKIKTHVGADNRDSLFMAGFGMTAAISKLQRILGLRLPEGCPETCHGENKPLVIVTHMEHHSNQISWEECACDVEILPRVNSTGLPDLQSLEFLLKKNKDRPLLIGAFSACSNVTGIITPYYEMAKMMHRAGGYCFIDFAASAPYVDINMHPEDQEERLDAIYFSPHKFLGGPGSSGVLVLSNDLYQRAVPDQPGGGTVKWTTPFGSHSYFEEIEIREDGGTPGFLQAIRAALAIEVKEAMDPVKIRAREEELYKILLDELRQEPLVYMLEPQNKDRLSIVSVYALGEHHNLIVKLLNDRFGIQSRGGCSCAGTYGHILFSINHNTSQKITDMIDHGDLTQKPGWVRISLHPTMTDDEARFIGQAVVQVIRNFKTWGKDYDFHQESGEFTRKAGELAIPDLMKEFRP, encoded by the coding sequence ATGACATTAAGTGAACATTTTGCCCCCTTTCGAGACAAGACTATAGGTGTTGACCGGAAAATGACTTTGGCCACAGATGAGACCGGTCCTGTTGTCTATGCTGACTGGGTTGCCAGCGGCCGTCTCTATGAGCCCATCGAAGAGTTTATGACCGTAAACATTGGTCCTCTTATAGGTAATACTCATACAGAAACCACACTGACCGGCACGACTATGACCCGTGCCTATAAAGATGCCAGGCAGAAAATAAAAACACATGTGGGTGCAGATAACCGGGACTCCCTGTTCATGGCCGGTTTTGGCATGACCGCCGCCATCAGTAAGCTGCAGCGGATCCTGGGACTGCGCCTTCCTGAAGGCTGTCCTGAAACCTGCCATGGCGAGAACAAACCACTCGTCATCGTGACCCATATGGAACATCACTCCAACCAGATCAGCTGGGAAGAGTGTGCCTGCGATGTTGAAATCCTGCCTCGTGTGAATTCAACAGGCCTTCCTGATTTGCAGTCTCTGGAATTTCTTTTGAAAAAGAACAAAGATAGACCCCTTTTGATCGGTGCTTTCTCGGCCTGCAGTAATGTGACCGGGATTATTACACCCTATTATGAAATGGCCAAAATGATGCATCGAGCCGGAGGATACTGTTTTATAGACTTTGCAGCCTCAGCTCCCTATGTGGATATAAATATGCATCCGGAAGACCAGGAAGAGCGGTTGGATGCCATTTATTTCTCACCACATAAATTTCTGGGAGGACCCGGTTCCTCTGGAGTTCTGGTGCTGAGTAACGACCTGTATCAACGTGCCGTTCCCGATCAGCCCGGAGGAGGGACTGTCAAATGGACGACTCCCTTCGGGAGTCACAGTTATTTTGAAGAAATTGAAATCAGGGAAGACGGGGGAACTCCCGGGTTTCTGCAGGCTATCCGGGCTGCTCTGGCCATTGAGGTGAAAGAAGCCATGGATCCGGTTAAAATCAGAGCCCGGGAAGAGGAACTCTATAAGATCCTCCTGGATGAACTGAGGCAGGAACCCCTTGTCTATATGCTGGAACCTCAAAATAAAGACCGCTTGAGCATCGTTTCTGTATATGCCCTGGGAGAGCATCATAACCTGATTGTGAAACTTCTGAATGACCGTTTCGGCATTCAAAGCAGGGGTGGATGCAGCTGTGCCGGAACCTACGGACACATCCTTTTTTCTATTAATCATAATACCTCGCAGAAAATTACGGATATGATTGATCATGGTGACCTGACACAGAAACCGGGCTGGGTGAGGATTTCACTGCATCCCACCATGACCGATGATGAAGCCCGGTTCATCGGGCAAGCTGTTGTTCAGGTGATCAGAAACTTTAAGACCTGGGGAAAAGATTATGATTTTCACCAGGAAAGCGGTGAGTTTACCCGAAAAGCAGGAGAGCTGGCAATTCCCGATTTAATGAAAGAATTCAGACCCTGA
- a CDS encoding uroporphyrinogen decarboxylase family protein gives MTSLNRVKLALNHQEADRVPYDLAGTTVTSLSGVAFTRAMNLRGLPADYDDSKTVDIVSQIIIPPEDMLLRLKADTRRVGAGRVLDQDKVLKKNENTWSFTDQFNCVWEMVEGKDYYFNQTSHPLEQYEDMKDVLKNLSLPDLSGRKKEYFDLFDAQREGLAGAALIADRNCAGLTEMYLRFRGYEKGYMDMALYPDETRDIMDRIADHKMQYWDIFGDYIKERKLENEFLVVAECDDLGTQQSLLVSEGMLEDLVFPAMRTYLAFIKKKMPWVKIFFHSCGAVRPLIPTLIEMGIDILNPVQYTASTMDLAGLKKDFGKDLTFWGGGVDTQGTLSKGSPEEVRDEVKKNIDILAPGGGFVFVPVHNIQEDVPPENFWAMWDAWYEFSGY, from the coding sequence ATGACATCCCTGAACCGTGTGAAGTTAGCCCTGAATCACCAGGAAGCTGATCGTGTTCCTTATGATTTGGCCGGAACAACAGTCACCAGCCTTTCCGGGGTTGCCTTTACAAGAGCCATGAATCTAAGAGGTCTGCCCGCAGATTATGATGATTCTAAAACTGTGGATATCGTCTCTCAAATCATCATTCCTCCCGAGGATATGCTGTTAAGACTAAAAGCCGATACAAGGCGGGTCGGAGCAGGCCGAGTCCTGGATCAGGACAAAGTCTTAAAAAAAAATGAAAATACCTGGTCTTTTACTGATCAGTTCAACTGTGTTTGGGAGATGGTGGAAGGAAAAGATTACTACTTCAATCAGACTTCTCATCCTCTGGAACAGTATGAAGATATGAAGGACGTGCTCAAGAACTTGAGTCTTCCGGATTTATCGGGCAGAAAGAAAGAGTATTTTGATCTTTTTGATGCCCAGCGAGAAGGCCTGGCTGGTGCTGCCCTGATAGCCGACAGAAACTGTGCGGGTCTGACCGAGATGTACCTCCGTTTCAGAGGCTATGAAAAAGGCTATATGGATATGGCTTTGTATCCGGATGAAACGAGAGACATCATGGACCGGATTGCAGATCACAAGATGCAATACTGGGATATTTTCGGGGATTATATTAAAGAACGCAAGTTGGAAAACGAATTTCTTGTTGTTGCCGAATGTGATGATCTGGGAACACAGCAGTCTCTTCTTGTCTCGGAAGGCATGCTGGAGGATCTTGTCTTCCCCGCTATGAGGACCTATCTGGCTTTTATTAAAAAGAAAATGCCCTGGGTCAAAATCTTCTTTCATTCCTGCGGGGCCGTCCGCCCCTTGATCCCCACACTCATCGAGATGGGAATTGATATTCTGAATCCTGTCCAGTACACCGCCTCTACCATGGATCTTGCCGGTCTGAAAAAGGATTTTGGCAAGGATCTGACCTTCTGGGGCGGAGGTGTGGATACCCAGGGAACCCTCTCCAAGGGGAGTCCTGAGGAAGTGAGAGACGAGGTTAAAAAGAATATTGATATCCTGGCTCCAGGCGGGGGATTTGTCTTTGTACCTGTCCATAATATTCAGGAAGATGTACCTCCCGAAAATTTCTGGGCCATGTGGGATGCCTGGTATGAGTTTTCTGGGTACTGA
- a CDS encoding TRAP transporter substrate-binding protein: protein MKKYLVFALMLLVALSFSWGEGQKDSDEMEVYTMKFGHSMPADTSRHQSLLVFKDFVEKESDGRIVVEIYPSGQLGKEAEMLEALKLGSQEGYLGGVFDSITPKLNLYLMPFLFADQDALMRFADSDLGQEINESAEQYGIKLLANGDAGSRNVTNNIRPVHTPADMKGLKMRTPPVEAIIKTMDALGANPVSIPYVEVYMALKTGVADGQENPFMNIATMKFQEVQKYMTIMHYMFNPEPFCVALDWYNSLPSDLQAILDKGADVYTVNQNKLRAESSDQYLQIIKDAGVEVYTPTAAERQQFIDACAPVYDYYIDKGFFTQSELDRAISIASGK from the coding sequence ATGAAAAAGTATCTTGTTTTTGCTCTTATGTTGTTAGTTGCTCTCTCTTTCTCATGGGGAGAAGGACAGAAAGACAGCGATGAAATGGAAGTGTATACCATGAAATTTGGTCACTCCATGCCTGCTGACACGTCTAGACATCAGTCACTGCTGGTCTTTAAAGACTTTGTGGAAAAAGAATCCGATGGCAGAATCGTTGTCGAAATCTATCCTTCAGGACAGCTTGGAAAAGAGGCAGAAATGCTGGAAGCTCTGAAGCTCGGTTCTCAGGAAGGCTATCTTGGTGGAGTCTTTGATTCTATCACTCCTAAGCTGAACCTGTATCTTATGCCTTTCCTTTTTGCAGATCAGGATGCCCTGATGAGATTTGCAGACTCTGATCTTGGTCAGGAAATCAATGAATCTGCCGAACAATATGGAATAAAACTCCTTGCAAACGGCGATGCCGGTTCAAGAAATGTAACCAACAATATCAGACCTGTTCATACACCTGCTGATATGAAAGGTTTGAAAATGAGAACTCCTCCTGTTGAAGCCATCATCAAAACGATGGATGCTTTGGGAGCAAACCCCGTTTCAATCCCCTATGTAGAAGTTTACATGGCACTGAAAACCGGAGTTGCCGACGGTCAGGAAAACCCCTTCATGAACATTGCCACAATGAAGTTTCAGGAAGTACAGAAATACATGACCATCATGCATTACATGTTTAATCCTGAACCCTTCTGTGTCGCTCTTGACTGGTATAACTCTCTGCCTTCTGACCTTCAGGCTATCCTGGATAAGGGTGCAGACGTTTATACTGTGAACCAGAATAAACTGCGCGCCGAAAGTTCTGATCAGTATCTGCAGATCATCAAAGACGCCGGTGTAGAAGTTTATACTCCCACAGCTGCCGAAAGACAGCAGTTTATTGACGCTTGTGCACCCGTTTATGACTACTATATCGATAAGGGCTTTTTTACCCAGTCTGAGCTGGACAGAGCAATCTCTATTGCATCTGGAAAGTAA
- a CDS encoding TRAP transporter small permease: MNKFIKTLDRILSVFCFSMMGIMTVGIIMSVFLRYVFNITFVKAEEAITMVFVATTFFGAALGIREYDHINIAYFRDKGGPRVRRYIDVFVNVIIIFVMIFLFKNSLIWIDKVGDVRSPGMQVPTKYLYVMVPISSVLSIFYALVNILKDFMHIDKPEYGYERVAFGDDGIFVEDNEIKDQGVLS, encoded by the coding sequence ATGAATAAATTTATAAAAACACTGGATAGAATCCTATCTGTGTTCTGTTTTTCGATGATGGGAATCATGACTGTGGGTATTATCATGTCCGTTTTCCTTCGTTATGTCTTCAATATTACTTTTGTGAAAGCGGAAGAAGCGATCACCATGGTCTTTGTGGCCACGACATTCTTTGGTGCAGCCCTGGGAATCCGGGAGTATGATCATATAAATATTGCCTATTTCCGTGATAAAGGAGGCCCCCGGGTCAGAAGATATATCGATGTTTTTGTGAATGTTATTATTATCTTTGTAATGATCTTCCTCTTCAAGAACAGTCTGATCTGGATTGATAAGGTGGGTGATGTCCGCTCCCCTGGTATGCAGGTTCCCACAAAATATCTCTATGTGATGGTCCCTATCAGCAGTGTGCTGTCTATCTTCTATGCTCTGGTCAATATTCTTAAAGATTTCATGCATATTGATAAACCTGAGTATGGTTATGAACGGGTCGCATTCGGCGATGACGGAATCTTTGTAGAAGATAATGAAATTAAGGATCAGGGGGTTCTTTCATGA